The Anaeromyxobacter sp. Fw109-5 genomic interval GAGCGGAATTGCGATTCGCGTTGCGTCATTGATACCTGGCCGGTATCACCCGGGGAATGGACGTCCGCGAGCTCCGCGCCTTCGTGATCGTCGCGTCCGAGCTGAACTTCCGGCGCGCCGCCGACCGGCTGCACATGAGCCAGCCGCCGCTGAGCCGGCTCATCGCCGGGCTCGAGCGCGACCTCCGCGTCCGGCTCCTCGAGCGCAGCACGCGATCGGTCTCGCTCACGCCGGCGGGCCGGCTCCTGTTCCGCGAGGCGCCCGCGGTCCTGGATCGCATGGAGGCGCTCGAGCAGCGGGTGCGCGAGCGCGGGAGGTCCGCCGGGCAGGCGACGCGAATCGGCCTCTCGCCCGCGGGATTCGCGACGTGGGTCCCGGAGCGGGTCGCGCGGTTCGAACGGGACGGTGCTGCGGGCGGCGTCGAGCTCACGTCGAACGTCCCGGATCGCCTGCTGCGCGACCTGCGCCTCGGACGCCTCGACGCCATCTGCCTCGAGACGGCGGAGGGCGAGGCGCCCGGCCTCGAGCGCTGGGTCGTCCACGAGGACACGGTCGGCGTGCTTCTGCCGAGCACGCACCGCTGGGCGAGGCGGAGGAGCCTCGGCCTGATGGACCTCGAGGGCGAGACCCTGATCGTCCACCCCCGCCACGAGCACGCGCACCTGTACGAGAGGCAGCAGCGGACGCTCCGGGAAGCAGGGATCCGTTACCGGCTCTACACGAAGAGACCGACCGAGAGCTGCGCGATCCTGGTCGCGCGCGGGAAGGGACTCCTGCTGTCGGCGCGTTCCTACGCCCGGCAGCGGCCGTCGAACACCCGCTTCGTCCCGCTGCGGGAGCGAGGCCTGAAGTTCCAGGTCGCGCTCCTCTGGCGGAAGGACGCCGCTGGTCCCGAGATTCTGCGGCTCCTCGAATGGCTGCGGCGGAGCGCGCCGCGGCGCGGATGAGCCGCCGTGGGCGGGAGCGCACGGGCGATCGGTCACCGGGGCGTTGCCCCGCTGACCGAGGGTGCGCTGGCGGGCACGTCCAAGGGGTCACCGGGCCCGAGAGAAATGTCCAGCGTTGACTCGGCGTGATCGCCCGTGAAGCGGGGTCCGTCGCTTCCCTCCACGGGCAGCCTGTTTGCGTCACCCCGGCTCGTCCTTATCGTTGCTCAGGAACGCCGGGCTCGCCTTGAACCGGTCCCGGCGACGGACCGACGATGGCCCCTCCGGGCTCCCCCGGCATCCGAGTCGAAGACGGCGCGGTGCGCTGCAGCGGCTCGTGGACAATCGATCGCATTGGCCGCGTGGAACGAGCTCTTCGGGGGCTCGCGTGGCCGAGGGGCGCCGCGGTCGTGGTCGACGCCTCCGCGGTCGGGTCGATGGACACGGCCGGCGCCTGGCTGCTGAAGCGGACCGCGCGCGGGCTCGAGCGCAGCGGACGCACGGTCACCCTGAGGCTCCGCCCCGAGCACGAGGCGCTCCTCGAGGTCGTGACGTCCTCGGGCGTCGTTGCCGCGCCGCCGCGTGCGCGCGACCGACCGCGCGTCCTCGCGACGTTCGGGCGCGGGGCGTGGAAGGCCGCTCGCGAGCTCGGCGGCCTCGTCACCTTCTTCGGCGAGATCACCGTCACGGCGGCCCGCGCGCGCACCGGCCCACTCCGAGTCCGCTGGCGACAGGTGCTGCAGCACGTGCCGGCGTGACGCTGGACGTGCACCGGGGGAGAATCTTCGCGCTCGCAGGGCCGAGCGGGGG includes:
- a CDS encoding STAS domain-containing protein: MAPPGSPGIRVEDGAVRCSGSWTIDRIGRVERALRGLAWPRGAAVVVDASAVGSMDTAGAWLLKRTARGLERSGRTVTLRLRPEHEALLEVVTSSGVVAAPPRARDRPRVLATFGRGAWKAARELGGLVTFFGEITVTAARARTGPLRVRWRQVLQHVPA
- a CDS encoding LysR substrate-binding domain-containing protein — translated: MDVRELRAFVIVASELNFRRAADRLHMSQPPLSRLIAGLERDLRVRLLERSTRSVSLTPAGRLLFREAPAVLDRMEALEQRVRERGRSAGQATRIGLSPAGFATWVPERVARFERDGAAGGVELTSNVPDRLLRDLRLGRLDAICLETAEGEAPGLERWVVHEDTVGVLLPSTHRWARRRSLGLMDLEGETLIVHPRHEHAHLYERQQRTLREAGIRYRLYTKRPTESCAILVARGKGLLLSARSYARQRPSNTRFVPLRERGLKFQVALLWRKDAAGPEILRLLEWLRRSAPRRG